In the Desulfosporosinus acidiphilus SJ4 genome, CGTCAAGCTGGAAATTCCCTGCCCGGGTATAAGCGGTCGTGCCATCTGCAGTTTTCACCTGAAAAAAACCTGCCCCGTCAATACCTAAATCCAAAGGACTATCTGTGGGAGCCAAGGTTCCCTGCTGGAAGTTTGTTCCGATACCATTGGTCAGGACTCCGGCCCCAACCCCAGTGTTAATAGACTTATTCCCTGTGAATTTCTGATCTGCAGTTTGCGTTCCGGTCGCTAAAGCCTCAGCGAAATCTACCTGACCTTCTTTGTAGCCTAAGGTATTAACATTAGCAATATTATTCCCTATTGTATCAATCGCCATCTGCTGCGCACGAATTCCCGCCGCACCAGTTCCTAGCAGGCGCATGACTAGCCCCCCGTTTTCTTTGAAATAACGCAGCTATAGAATTTTTCGTTGGTTAATCTTTAATCGAGCAAAGATTAACTACGTTTGAGATCAATGAGTTCTTGGAGAAGGGTATCTGATACGGTAATAACCCGTGAGTTTGCTTGGAAACCTCTTTGGGCTGTAATCATATCCGTCATCTCTTGAGAAAGGTCAACATTGGACATTTCCAAAGAGCCGGTAACTAAGGAAGTACCCGTGGGATAATTAGAGGTAGCTCCGATTCCATATAAAGTAGGATTATCAGGTGTCGTTGCGCCTGAATCCCCTGAATTGTTTGACGGTAGGTAATAGTTATTGCCGATACTTGTTAGTCCGGCAGGATTTGCAAAAAGTGCTATTCCGATATTTCCACCGGCACTTGAATCGACCGCACCGTCCTTATAAGCCGTCACTTTTCCCGTAGCATCAATGCTATAGGTATCACCCGTTGGAACTTGAATATATTTCGGACTGGCTGTAGTACTACCCTGAGGCACCGTACTGCTTGCATCAAGTACGTAAGCTCCAGTCGACGGGTCTACTAAGTATCCTTGGGCATCAAAAGAAAATGCACCTGAACGAGTATATACAACCTGATTACCATCTTGTAAAGCAAAAAATCCATTACCTTGGATCATCATGTCTGTAGGAACACCCGTTGTCTCATTGCTTCCTTGAGTCATTATTTGATTAATTGCTCCCACAGAAGTCCCTAATCCGATCTGAATCGGATTTGTTCCACCAGTATCACCACCGGTAGAGGAAGGTGCGGTTCCTGACGCCGGAGTCGGTGTTCCGGCCCCTCTAATTGATTGGCTTAAAGCCGTTGCAAAGGTCACACTGCTCCTCTTAAAACCCGTGGTGTTAACGTTGGCAATATTATTTCCAATAACATCCATTTTCGTTTGGTGGGCTTTTAACCCCGAGATTGCTGAATAAAGGGAACGCATCATAGCCGTATTTCCTCCTTATATGTTACATGCCTAAATAATCAATCATTATCTAAAAAATGGTTGCACACTTGCCGTTATCTAACTCTGGACTTGCGTGATCATGCTCATTTCTAAATCCACCAGGCT is a window encoding:
- a CDS encoding flagellar hook-basal body complex protein; translated protein: MMRSLYSAISGLKAHQTKMDVIGNNIANVNTTGFKRSSVTFATALSQSIRGAGTPTPASGTAPSSTGGDTGGTNPIQIGLGTSVGAINQIMTQGSNETTGVPTDMMIQGNGFFALQDGNQVVYTRSGAFSFDAQGYLVDPSTGAYVLDASSTVPQGSTTASPKYIQVPTGDTYSIDATGKVTAYKDGAVDSSAGGNIGIALFANPAGLTSIGNNYYLPSNNSGDSGATTPDNPTLYGIGATSNYPTGTSLVTGSLEMSNVDLSQEMTDMITAQRGFQANSRVITVSDTLLQELIDLKRS